The Thermomonospora amylolytica sequence TCGAAACCGCCCTCGTTGACGAAGAGCCCGTCGTCCCGGTGCACGAACCAGTACGCCCCCGCCATGTCGAGGGCGACCAGCACCCCGGCGACCGGCACCAGCAGGCCGAGGATCAGGGCGAGGCCGCCCAGGATCTCCACCCAGGTCGCGTAGTAGGCGGCCAGGGTGGGCAGGGGGATCCCCAGGTCGTCGAACCCCCGGGCGACGGCCCCGAGCCCGATGTCGGTGAGCTTCTGCAACCCGTGCGCGAGGAGGATCACCCCGAGGGCCAGACGGCCGATCAGGAGTCCGATGTCGCGGAGGACGGGAAAACGGTCGGCGAAATTCATGGTGGATCCAGGAGAGTTCGGTGTGCGTGGGCCGGCCGGGCGCCTCGGCCCGCCGCCGGCGGTGCGGGCCGCCTGTCCCGGCCCGGCCTGGTTGAAAGAGGAATCACTACCCGGCGCGGGTGGCGTCAAGCGGCCCCGGGCGGAGACGCCGGCACTAGAGGTCGGCGGGCGTGCGCGGGTCCGGGGCGCCGGGGGGCAGGACGCCGTGGCGGCGCAGCACCCGCCCGACCGCCGGGCCCCAGGCCGGGCGGAGCCGGGCCGCGCGCAGCAGCGCCTCGTCGGTGAGCAGGTCGGCGGCCCTCCCGGTGTGCAGGCGGCCCTCGGCCAGGATCGCGGCGTCGTCGGCCCAGCGGTGGGCGAGGTCCACGTCGTGGGTGGACGCCACGATCGTGGTGCCGGCGGCCTGCAGGGCGGCCAGCGTCGCCAGCAGCGCGTCCACCCCGGCCGGGTCCAGCCCGGCGGTCGGCTCGTCCAGCACCAGCACCGCCGGGCGCAGCGCCAGCGCCCCGGCGATCGCCACCCGCTTGCGCTGGCCGAACGACAGCAGATGGGTGGGCCGGTCGGCCAGGTCGGCGATCTCCATGGCCGCCAGCGCCTCGGCGACCCGCGCGCGCACCCGGTCGGCGGGCAGCCCCAGGTTCAGCGGGCCGAACGACACGTCCTGCACGACGCTCGCCGAGAACAACTGGTCGTCGGGGTCCTGCAGCACCAGTTGGACGCGGGTCCGCAACTCGGTGAGGCCCCGCCGCGAGTACGACACCGGCGACCCCCGCCACAGGACCTGTCCCCGTGACGGCCGCAGCCCCCCGGTCAGCAGCCGCAGCAGGGTCGTCTTGCCCACGCCGTTCGGCCCGAGCAGCGCCAGCGTCCGTCCCTCCGGCACGTCCAGCGACAGCCCGCCGAAGACCGGCGGTTCGCCGTCGTAGGCGAACGAGACCTCCCGGGCACTGAGGATCGGTGTCACGGCGGACCTTTCAAGACGAGTCAAAGCAGGCGTTCCAGGACGAGGGTGGCGGTGACCGCCAGCACGGCGGGCAGCGGGGCGGCCAGCAGGAACGGCGTCCGCAGCGGGATCGGCTCGACCGCGACCGTCAGGGCGCCGGTGTAGCCGCGCCCGGCCAGGCCGATCTCCAGCCGCCGGGCGCGGTCGAACGAGCGCACGAACACCGCCGAGCCCAGCCCGCCCAGGGAACGCCAGGTCGCCCGTAGGGACCGGGCGCCCAGCCGGCCGGCCTGGGCGTCGCGGATCCGCCGGGTGGTGTCCAGCACCACGAACAGCATCCGGTAGATCAGCGCCGCCACCTCCACCAGCGTCGCGGGCACCCCGAGCCGCACCAGCCGGGGCAGGGTGTCGGCCAGCGGGGTCGTCCCGGCGAACAGCAGCTGGCACAGCACCGCCGCCCCGCACCGGGCCACCACATCCCCGGCCCGCCGCGGCCCCCCGTCCGCCCAGCCGATCCCGTCCGCGCCCACGGTGACCAGGAACGTCAGCGATCCGGTCAGCGCGAACCCCAGCGGCGTCCGGGCGGCCCGCAGCAGCGTGCGGGCCGGCACCCGCGCCCAGCACAGCGCCACCGCCAGGGCGACCAGCGCCGTCACCACCGCCCCCGGCCAGGGCGGCAGCACCAGCGCGCAGCCCAGCAGTCCTCCGGCCAGCAGCGCCTTGGCGGCAGGGTGGTGCCGCCGCCACGGGCTGCGGTAGGCCGCGGCGTCGATGGCGAGCACTCAGCCGTCGTCCCGCCGGGCGGCGGTCAGCCTGCGCCGCGTCCGGACGACTCCGAGGCAGTAGCCGAGCACCCCCGCGCCCAGCGCCGCCTGCAACGCGAACAACCCGGACTCGATCTCCCCGGACGGGGGCTCGTACAGCGGGGCGAACCAGGGCTCGTAGCCGGGGTCGTTCTCGGTGATGACGGTCTCCGCCTGCCCGTCCGCCCCGGTGAACGGCTCCTCCTTGCCGTCCCCGGCCCCGATCGCCAGCGGCGCCACCGCGAGCGCCACCACCGCCAGCACCAGCAGCAGGTTGACGATGCGGCCCTTCACGCCGTCACCTCCCTACGATCGCGCGGCACGCGGCACCGGCGGCAGTTCACGATGCGGTCCCTCACGCCGTCGCCTCCGTGCGGTCGGGGCGCAGCACGCCGAGGCGGGTCAGGTCGGCGGCGGCGGAGGTGCGCAGCAGCCGGACGACGAGGACGGTCAGCAGGCCCTCGCTGATCGCCAGCGGGATCTGGGTGACCGCGAAGATCCCGCCGAACTTGGCCAGCGCCCCCGCGAAGCCGGACTCGGCGTCGGGGAAGGCCAGCGCGAGCTGGGCCGTGGTGACGCAGTAGGTGGTCAGGTCGGCGACGAACGCCCCGGCGAACACCGCGGGGAGCAGGCCGAGGCGCCGCACCAGCAGGTACGCCCCGAAGCCCGCCCACGGCCCGGCGACCGCCATGGAGAACACGTTGGCGCCCAGCGTGGTCAGCCCTCCGTGCGCCAGCAGCAGCGCCTGGAACAGCAGGGTGATGGTGCCGAGCACCGTCATCGCCGGCGGGCGGAACAGGATCGCGCCGAGCCCGGTGCCGGTCGGATGCGAGCAGCTTCCGGTGACCGACGGGATCTTCAGCGCGGACAGCACGAAGCAGAACGCCCCCGACGCGCCCAGCAGCAGCTTGTCCTCGGGGGAGTCCTTGACGCGGCGGCTCAGCACCGTCGCGCCGTGGACGACGAACGGGGCCGCGGCCACGGACCAGGCGACGGCATGGGAGACGGGGAGATAGCCCTCGGCGATGTGCACGGGCGGACACCGGACCTTTCCAGCACCTCGTGGACGGTGGTCGAGCGCCGTGGCCGGTCTCCTGGCTGACGGGTCCGGCCCGCCGCTCCACCTTCCCAGGCGCGGGCGCCCAGTGGCCTCCATGCGGAGCGAGCGGCGGGATCTCCCGATCACAGTGGCGAGGGCCGCTCCGGTCTTGCACCGGAATTCCCGAACACCACGGCCCGGACAGCCTAGCCATACCTGCCCGGTTGCGCAGGTATGGGGATATGGATCTCTGGCACGATGGACAGGTGCATCTGGTTCCCGCCGACCGTGCCCACCGGACCCCCATCGACGACCACCGTCCGTGCGAGGCGATCGCGGCCATCGGCGACCCGGCCCGCGTGGCGGCCTGGGCCCGCCGCTTCGACCTGCTGTCGGACCCCGGCCGGCTCACCCTGCTGCTGGCCATCGACTCCGCCGGGCCGATCAGCGTGACCGACCTGGCCACCGCCTCGGGGATGTCCGACACGGCCGTCTCCCGCGCGCTGCGGCTGCTGCGCACCGCCGGCCTGGTGGAGCCCGAGCGCGACGGCCGGATCGTCCGCTACCGGCTGGCCGACCCCGCCATCCGCCCGCTGCTGGCGGCCGCCGCCTCCTGACCCGTTCCCCGAAGACGCGGGTCAGCCGCGCGGCGCGTACATGATCACCGCGACGCCCAGCAGGCAGATCGCCGCGCCCGCCAGGTCCCACCGGTCCGGCCGGAACCCGTCCACCAGCACGCCCCACGCCAGCGACCCGGCCACGAACACGCCCCCGTACGCCGCCAGGATCCGCCCGAAGTGCGGGTCCGGCTGGAACGTCGCCACGAACCCGTACGCCCCCAGCGCCAGCACCCCGGCCGCGATCCACAGCAGGCCGCGGTGCTCCCGCCACCCCTGCCAGACCAGCCACGCCCCGCCGATCTCGGCCAGCGCGGCCAACCCGAACAGCACCAGCGAACGCAGCACGGTCATGGACCGCACCCTCTCATCCCGCCCGTCCCGCCCGTGCCCCGGTCGCCGGGGGCTACAGCGGAACGAAGGTCAGGCCGCGCTTCTTGAGCCGGGGCAGGACCTGGCGGAGGGCGGCGACGGTCTGGGAGCGGTCGCCGCCGCCGTCGTGGCAGAGCATGATCGCGCCCTCCTTGGACTCCAGCAGGGCGCGCCTGATCCGGCCGACCCCGGGCCGCCGCCAGTCCTGCGGGTCGACCTCCCAGCCGATCGGGATCATCCCGAACTCGGCGGTCGTCTCGAACACCTGCTTGGACCAGGCCCCGCCCGGCGCCCGGAAGAACTTCGGGGTGACCCCGGTGGCCTGGGCGATCCGCTCGTGGGCCTCGGCGATCTCCCGGCGGATCCGCCGGGAGCCGATCCGGTCGAACGGCGACGGATGGCTCATGGTGTGGTTGCAGATCTGGTGCCCCGCCTCCACGATCCGCCGGGTGATCAGCGGGTACTCCCTGACCATCTCGCCCACCACGAAGAAGGTCGCCGTGACCCGGTGCTCGGCCAGCAGGTCCAGGATCTGCGGCGTGTACTCCGGGTGCGGGCCGTCGTCGATGGTCAGCGAGATCGTCCCCGGCGGCCGTCCGGGACCCAGCTCCCTGAGGT is a genomic window containing:
- a CDS encoding DoxX family protein yields the protein MNFADRFPVLRDIGLLIGRLALGVILLAHGLQKLTDIGLGAVARGFDDLGIPLPTLAAYYATWVEILGGLALILGLLVPVAGVLVALDMAGAYWFVHRDDGLFVNEGGFEFVLLIAATALLLAGTGSGRFGLDALLWRGRTPARGRAETSV
- a CDS encoding energy-coupling factor ABC transporter ATP-binding protein; this translates as MTPILSAREVSFAYDGEPPVFGGLSLDVPEGRTLALLGPNGVGKTTLLRLLTGGLRPSRGQVLWRGSPVSYSRRGLTELRTRVQLVLQDPDDQLFSASVVQDVSFGPLNLGLPADRVRARVAEALAAMEIADLADRPTHLLSFGQRKRVAIAGALALRPAVLVLDEPTAGLDPAGVDALLATLAALQAAGTTIVASTHDVDLAHRWADDAAILAEGRLHTGRAADLLTDEALLRAARLRPAWGPAVGRVLRRHGVLPPGAPDPRTPADL
- the cbiQ gene encoding cobalt ECF transporter T component CbiQ, encoding MLAIDAAAYRSPWRRHHPAAKALLAGGLLGCALVLPPWPGAVVTALVALAVALCWARVPARTLLRAARTPLGFALTGSLTFLVTVGADGIGWADGGPRRAGDVVARCGAAVLCQLLFAGTTPLADTLPRLVRLGVPATLVEVAALIYRMLFVVLDTTRRIRDAQAGRLGARSLRATWRSLGGLGSAVFVRSFDRARRLEIGLAGRGYTGALTVAVEPIPLRTPFLLAAPLPAVLAVTATLVLERLL
- a CDS encoding energy-coupling factor ABC transporter substrate-binding protein, with amino-acid sequence MKGRIVNLLLVLAVVALAVAPLAIGAGDGKEEPFTGADGQAETVITENDPGYEPWFAPLYEPPSGEIESGLFALQAALGAGVLGYCLGVVRTRRRLTAARRDDG
- a CDS encoding energy-coupling factor ABC transporter permease, encoding MHIAEGYLPVSHAVAWSVAAAPFVVHGATVLSRRVKDSPEDKLLLGASGAFCFVLSALKIPSVTGSCSHPTGTGLGAILFRPPAMTVLGTITLLFQALLLAHGGLTTLGANVFSMAVAGPWAGFGAYLLVRRLGLLPAVFAGAFVADLTTYCVTTAQLALAFPDAESGFAGALAKFGGIFAVTQIPLAISEGLLTVLVVRLLRTSAAADLTRLGVLRPDRTEATA
- a CDS encoding ArsR/SmtB family transcription factor, whose translation is MHLVPADRAHRTPIDDHRPCEAIAAIGDPARVAAWARRFDLLSDPGRLTLLLAIDSAGPISVTDLATASGMSDTAVSRALRLLRTAGLVEPERDGRIVRYRLADPAIRPLLAAAAS
- a CDS encoding YnfA family protein, whose product is MTVLRSLVLFGLAALAEIGGAWLVWQGWREHRGLLWIAAGVLALGAYGFVATFQPDPHFGRILAAYGGVFVAGSLAWGVLVDGFRPDRWDLAGAAICLLGVAVIMYAPRG
- a CDS encoding polysaccharide deacetylase family protein — protein: MDLKEPTRRRLLWTLGAIGFAVAASSDSVRGAAGTGGRGPAARPTPTPAPSGSRPLRAAGGPHAPGRPPVVTPAVILPGHPAWKPTPAPRRKEAVTNLRELGPGRPPGTISLTIDDGPHPEYTPQILDLLAEHRVTATFFVVGEMVREYPLITRRIVEAGHQICNHTMSHPSPFDRIGSRRIRREIAEAHERIAQATGVTPKFFRAPGGAWSKQVFETTAEFGMIPIGWEVDPQDWRRPGVGRIRRALLESKEGAIMLCHDGGGDRSQTVAALRQVLPRLKKRGLTFVPL